In a genomic window of Desulfovibrio inopinatus DSM 10711:
- a CDS encoding glycosyltransferase family 2 protein encodes MPPHLSVVVLCYKAKEQARPFTAKVVEQVESITSDWEIVLVGNYNAGDETDTTPHVVRELASSDPRIKALTLVKEGMMGWDARTGLDAATGDIICLIDGDEQMPPEDIQRVYDKLKAEGLDVVSTYRADRRDGLVRRLNSQAYNLVFRILFPGLKSSDINSKPKIFTRAFFEKLNLVSDDWFLDAEIMIQVRRYGAAFGEIPTVFHEAKNRRSFVRLGAVMEFVSNLVRARLREFTVKR; translated from the coding sequence TTGCCTCCACATCTTTCCGTAGTTGTATTGTGCTATAAGGCCAAAGAGCAGGCTCGACCGTTTACGGCGAAAGTCGTTGAACAGGTCGAATCCATTACTTCTGATTGGGAAATCGTTCTCGTCGGGAATTACAATGCCGGCGACGAAACGGATACAACCCCGCACGTCGTCCGTGAACTGGCATCGTCTGATCCACGTATCAAGGCTCTGACGTTGGTCAAAGAAGGTATGATGGGGTGGGATGCAAGAACGGGGCTTGATGCTGCCACGGGAGATATCATTTGTTTGATCGATGGAGATGAACAAATGCCTCCTGAAGATATTCAGCGTGTGTATGATAAATTGAAAGCCGAGGGGCTTGATGTTGTCAGCACCTATAGAGCCGACCGGCGTGATGGCCTTGTTCGTCGCCTGAATAGCCAAGCATACAATCTGGTTTTTCGAATCCTGTTTCCAGGACTGAAGTCCAGCGATATCAACTCCAAGCCAAAGATATTTACCCGCGCTTTTTTTGAAAAACTCAACCTGGTTTCAGATGATTGGTTTCTTGATGCAGAAATTATGATCCAAGTCCGTCGGTATGGCGCTGCATTTGGAGAAATTCCGACAGTGTTCCATGAGGCAAAAAACCGGCGTTCATTTGTTCGACTTGGTGCCGTCATGGAATTTGTCAGTAACTTGGTTCGTGCACGTCTTCGCGAATTTACCGTCAAACGATGA
- a CDS encoding PHP domain-containing protein → MQIDFHVHTSVHSACAIMEPEEVCQTALECRLSGVVFTEHHATWPREELNRLEEKYPGIRLYGGVEWSLAEGYDILAISKAPLPDLAPFSPLGEVIEHLTPIREQTVLIAAHPFRFTDFIDAGLDHVLRVCDAIESASGNIMRAGFIQSGNLFISTRGKLYAEASRLYDLTPLCNSDGHMTEALGTFANIYPDAPMGDQAWLVDLLRTVKPKPWQNPQRVRTYLQRKGYL, encoded by the coding sequence ATGCAAATCGATTTTCATGTTCATACATCAGTACACTCGGCGTGTGCAATCATGGAACCGGAAGAGGTATGTCAGACAGCATTGGAATGCCGTTTGTCCGGTGTCGTATTTACAGAACATCATGCTACTTGGCCACGAGAAGAGCTCAATCGTCTTGAAGAGAAATATCCCGGCATTCGATTATATGGTGGAGTGGAATGGTCGTTGGCCGAAGGGTATGATATTCTTGCTATTTCTAAGGCTCCTTTGCCTGATCTCGCGCCGTTTTCGCCCCTGGGGGAGGTCATAGAGCACCTCACCCCGATTCGAGAACAGACGGTCCTCATTGCAGCACACCCCTTTCGCTTTACTGACTTCATCGATGCTGGCCTTGATCATGTCTTGCGTGTTTGCGATGCCATAGAGTCAGCGTCCGGGAATATCATGCGCGCCGGATTTATCCAATCCGGAAATCTCTTCATTTCAACGCGCGGTAAACTGTATGCCGAGGCGTCAAGGCTGTATGATCTCACGCCGTTATGCAATTCAGACGGGCATATGACAGAGGCTTTGGGAACGTTTGCCAATATCTATCCCGATGCCCCAATGGGCGACCAAGCATGGCTCGTTGATCTTTTGCGAACTGTCAAGCCAAAACCGTGGCAAAACCCGCAACGTGTTCGTACTTATCTTCAGAGAAAAGGCTATTTATAA
- a CDS encoding class I SAM-dependent methyltransferase, producing the protein MSENKETRFDAFAENYRDVMQTGLGQFGDVDYYSMQKARLTCRWCAVQPGRVLDYGCGTGGNLAALCHVFPAAEVCGCDVSEKSLATAKADHPAVNFFSVGDECMEKTFDLVFIANVLHHVLPQDRTQFMEQVCTHVRPGGEIFIFEHNPFNPVTKRIVDTCPLDEDAVLLMPRETTRLCSGVGLRIQATRFTLFFPPRLKRLDVLERFLGWIPMGGQYMVQATKP; encoded by the coding sequence TTGAGCGAGAACAAGGAGACGCGTTTCGACGCTTTTGCCGAGAACTACCGGGATGTCATGCAAACCGGTTTGGGGCAGTTTGGCGATGTTGACTATTACAGCATGCAAAAGGCGCGATTGACATGCCGATGGTGCGCTGTCCAGCCTGGCCGTGTTCTCGATTATGGTTGTGGTACCGGTGGAAATTTGGCGGCGCTGTGTCACGTGTTCCCGGCAGCGGAAGTCTGTGGATGCGATGTTTCGGAAAAGTCATTGGCAACGGCCAAGGCTGATCATCCTGCCGTCAATTTTTTTAGTGTCGGCGATGAGTGCATGGAGAAAACATTTGATCTTGTTTTCATTGCCAATGTGCTGCACCACGTTCTTCCACAGGACCGTACACAGTTTATGGAGCAGGTATGCACTCACGTCCGCCCGGGAGGGGAGATCTTTATTTTCGAGCATAATCCTTTCAATCCTGTCACCAAGCGAATTGTGGACACGTGCCCATTGGATGAAGACGCGGTTTTACTTATGCCTCGAGAAACGACGCGATTGTGTTCCGGGGTCGGATTGCGTATTCAAGCGACCCGCTTCACCTTGTTTTTTCCTCCTCGACTCAAGCGGTTGGATGTGCTTGAGCGGTTTCTCGGGTGGATACCCATGGGGGGACAATACATGGTGCAGGCTACGAAGCCGTAA
- a CDS encoding NAD-dependent epimerase/dehydratase family protein, with protein sequence MRIFLTGASGGLGQCLLPRLVAAGHHIVVLVRNPEVFHSRERVVVVAGDICKPETYAHALYDIDVILHLAALTHSSKLQDYTAVNDQATADLIRQAQNTNFSGRFVYVSTRAAHPECGGYGASKAAAEKHVRESGFDFTILRPAEVYGTAKPEAVSKLAHAAASGFCVMLPGAGHYTLAPVYAENVHDALLASLESPAASQQTYDLAGPDVLTCREFVKRIMEAKNRKRPIFPIPLILLAWAARLFALIGMKHPPLTADQIPRLTCQKSADIEPAGRDLNYYPIDIETALSQGLL encoded by the coding sequence ATGAGGATTTTTCTCACTGGAGCCTCCGGCGGTCTGGGACAATGCCTTCTTCCTCGACTCGTCGCGGCCGGACACCATATTGTGGTTCTCGTGCGCAATCCCGAAGTCTTTCACTCCCGTGAACGCGTGGTCGTGGTGGCTGGAGATATTTGTAAGCCGGAAACCTACGCGCATGCTTTGTACGATATTGATGTCATTCTGCATTTGGCGGCATTGACGCACAGTTCGAAATTACAAGACTATACGGCGGTCAATGATCAGGCCACGGCTGATTTGATTCGACAAGCTCAAAATACCAATTTTAGTGGACGTTTTGTTTACGTGAGTACACGGGCCGCGCATCCAGAATGTGGCGGATACGGTGCCTCGAAAGCTGCGGCCGAAAAGCATGTTCGCGAGAGTGGGTTCGACTTTACCATCTTGAGACCTGCTGAAGTATACGGAACGGCAAAACCTGAAGCGGTGAGTAAGCTCGCTCATGCTGCCGCATCCGGTTTCTGTGTCATGCTGCCGGGGGCTGGGCATTATACGCTTGCTCCTGTGTATGCTGAAAACGTCCATGATGCTCTCTTGGCCAGTCTCGAAAGCCCAGCGGCATCTCAACAAACCTATGATCTTGCTGGTCCAGATGTTCTGACGTGCCGTGAGTTCGTCAAACGCATCATGGAGGCGAAAAATCGTAAACGACCGATTTTCCCCATTCCTTTGATTCTTCTTGCCTGGGCAGCTCGCCTTTTTGCACTCATCGGCATGAAGCACCCCCCGCTAACAGCCGATCAGATTCCTCGTTTAACCTGCCAAAAAAGCGCCGATATCGAACCAGCCGGGCGTGATCTCAACTATTATCCCATAGATATCGAAACAGCCTTGTCCCAGGGGCTTTTATAA
- a CDS encoding MucR family transcriptional regulator, which translates to MEDYLKEALEIVKAQASVRNMTEEEIASMVKKLADGIRSIGDGSDAEAEKPAAPPVDPKKAIREKSIICLESGKPFKILTKKHLSKFGLTPEEYREKWGYAKNLPLVCKELQRERRKKMKDMRLWEKRIKANNNN; encoded by the coding sequence ATGGAAGATTATTTGAAGGAAGCCTTGGAGATTGTCAAAGCTCAGGCTAGCGTCCGAAACATGACAGAAGAAGAAATTGCTTCTATGGTGAAAAAACTCGCCGATGGCATCCGTTCCATTGGCGATGGCAGTGATGCCGAGGCTGAAAAACCCGCGGCGCCTCCTGTCGACCCCAAAAAGGCTATTCGTGAAAAAAGCATCATTTGCCTTGAATCTGGAAAGCCTTTTAAGATTCTGACAAAAAAGCATTTGAGCAAGTTTGGCCTTACTCCTGAAGAGTATCGTGAAAAATGGGGTTATGCCAAGAACCTCCCGCTCGTTTGCAAAGAACTGCAACGTGAGCGCCGCAAGAAAATGAAAGATATGCGGCTTTGGGAAAAACGGATCAAAGCAAACAACAACAACTAA
- a CDS encoding methyltransferase domain-containing protein, producing MEIRVCPVCGHGKKELMRLDDTVICECTGCGHVFTGHVDITPEAIYTDDYFTEKHKNWFANPDRVLFAEIRDQIRDHCGDQARILDVGCGQGTFLAFLRDAGLTDLTGLDIIDVNVPKIRTIKSAIEDFETDETFDAVTSLANIEHIPDAKGYMDKMARLVRPGGVVVIYTVNEKSLIYRLARMLYGIGIPFAAKRLYEPHHVNHFSVESLAALAKTSQLETAFVRLRNIPTRAIDIDPSPMGAVVRTAIVSIQSAAELVGMQTLQMAVFTKSKS from the coding sequence ATGGAAATACGGGTTTGTCCTGTCTGCGGGCATGGAAAAAAAGAACTGATGCGGCTTGATGACACTGTTATCTGTGAGTGCACAGGATGCGGGCATGTCTTTACAGGACATGTCGATATAACACCTGAGGCGATTTACACAGATGATTATTTTACGGAAAAGCATAAAAATTGGTTTGCCAACCCGGATCGTGTCCTGTTTGCCGAAATACGAGATCAAATTCGTGATCATTGCGGAGATCAGGCCCGTATACTTGATGTCGGCTGCGGACAGGGGACCTTTTTAGCATTTTTGCGTGATGCTGGACTCACCGACCTGACTGGCCTTGATATTATTGATGTCAACGTTCCGAAAATTCGAACAATCAAGTCTGCCATTGAGGATTTCGAAACGGATGAAACATTTGATGCCGTGACCTCGTTGGCCAATATTGAACATATTCCCGATGCCAAAGGGTATATGGATAAAATGGCGCGTCTCGTCAGACCGGGAGGAGTGGTTGTCATCTATACCGTCAATGAGAAAAGCTTGATCTATCGCTTAGCGCGTATGCTGTACGGTATTGGTATCCCGTTTGCGGCAAAACGTTTGTACGAACCGCACCATGTTAACCATTTTTCAGTGGAATCATTGGCGGCTCTGGCGAAAACGAGTCAACTTGAAACGGCCTTTGTCCGGTTACGTAATATTCCAACCCGAGCCATTGATATTGATCCGTCTCCCATGGGAGCGGTTGTCCGTACAGCCATTGTCTCCATTCAGAGTGCTGCCGAACTGGTGGGCATGCAGACGTTGCAAATGGCCGTTTTCACAAAGTCAAAGTCGTAA
- a CDS encoding EAL domain-containing protein has product MKPYTKVSEQRQPTLSKAGSLSADPERRHENAYPGKTENTEASRLTLRVLFQPFYCLSGLSVCGFEAKMRWQNALLEPIVPTSHLAMAEESGRIKPVCWTIAQKALEALQTLKNEAPSPQTSDVFMAVPLSGRQFFDPQFPNRIEALLNEHEAEINSLALFFEHDIVMADPGFSLGRLLRLKQAGVRLGLTGIGPDAWPSSILESLPMDILTIEQDVFNTSESGFEWLENAIQLADNLLMNVAIRGVTSQRQQEILGSMGCTYGQGTYFSEPLVLSRAQALLTQD; this is encoded by the coding sequence GTGAAACCGTATACAAAAGTCTCTGAACAGCGCCAGCCTACACTTTCCAAGGCTGGTTCGCTTTCCGCAGATCCCGAGAGAAGGCATGAAAATGCGTATCCGGGAAAAACCGAAAATACGGAAGCCTCACGCCTTACCTTACGAGTCTTGTTTCAGCCTTTTTATTGCTTATCCGGTTTATCGGTCTGCGGATTTGAAGCCAAGATGCGATGGCAAAACGCACTTCTTGAGCCCATTGTCCCCACCAGCCACCTTGCCATGGCCGAAGAATCCGGTCGAATCAAGCCCGTGTGCTGGACAATTGCGCAAAAAGCTTTGGAAGCTCTGCAAACTCTTAAAAACGAAGCACCCTCCCCTCAAACATCGGACGTCTTTATGGCCGTCCCACTCTCGGGGAGACAGTTTTTTGATCCTCAGTTTCCCAATAGGATTGAAGCATTACTCAATGAGCATGAGGCAGAAATCAACTCGCTCGCGCTCTTTTTCGAACACGATATCGTTATGGCAGACCCCGGGTTTAGTCTCGGTCGACTTCTGCGGCTTAAACAAGCTGGGGTTCGTCTTGGCTTGACGGGCATTGGCCCCGATGCCTGGCCCTCCAGTATCCTGGAAAGCCTGCCGATGGATATTCTGACGATCGAGCAGGATGTGTTCAACACAAGCGAATCCGGCTTCGAATGGCTCGAAAATGCCATACAGCTTGCCGATAATTTGCTGATGAATGTGGCAATACGTGGAGTGACTTCACAACGCCAACAAGAAATCCTCGGCTCTATGGGATGCACCTACGGCCAAGGGACATATTTCTCGGAACCGCTCGTCTTGTCGCGAGCCCAAGCCCTCTTAACTCAAGATTAA